The following coding sequences lie in one Paenibacillus durus ATCC 35681 genomic window:
- the cobO gene encoding cob(I)yrinic acid a,c-diamide adenosyltransferase, producing MEQSDRRANRKGYTLVYTGDGKGKTTAALGLALRASGRGYNVLILQFIKSPQRTYGEHIALRKLGVEIRQLGVGFTWTKTPEEHRSALREAWSSARAEVLGGDWDVVVLDEINNALAIERFPVDDVLPLGEVLDLIRQKPKHLHLVLTGRQAKPEILELADLVSEVQAVKHYYNDGVPAVLGIEY from the coding sequence GTGGAACAGTCTGACCGGAGAGCGAACCGCAAGGGCTATACCCTTGTCTATACAGGCGACGGCAAAGGCAAAACGACAGCCGCGCTGGGGCTCGCGCTGCGGGCTTCAGGACGCGGCTATAACGTGCTGATTTTGCAGTTTATCAAATCGCCCCAGAGGACCTACGGAGAACATATCGCTCTTCGTAAGCTGGGGGTGGAGATCCGGCAGCTTGGCGTTGGATTCACCTGGACGAAGACGCCGGAAGAGCATCGCTCCGCTCTGCGGGAGGCTTGGTCCTCCGCCAGAGCAGAAGTGCTTGGCGGCGATTGGGATGTAGTCGTGCTGGACGAAATCAACAATGCGCTGGCGATCGAAAGATTCCCGGTTGACGATGTTCTTCCCCTTGGCGAAGTGCTGGATTTAATCCGGCAAAAGCCGAAGCACCTGCACCTTGTCCTGACCGGACGTCAGGCGAAGCCGGAAATCCTGGAATTGGCGGACCTGGTATCCGAGGTTCAGGCGGTTAAGCATTATTACAATGACGGAGTGCCCGCGGTTCTCGGAATTGAATATTGA
- the cobU gene encoding bifunctional adenosylcobinamide kinase/adenosylcobinamide-phosphate guanylyltransferase has protein sequence MMVEAESYKKKLILATGGARSGKSRFAEQYAGELGMIRGQEVVYIATSQLYDDEMKRRAALHRDRRPPEWRTVEEPYELESVIRRLSEEPVSVVLIDCITLWISNLLLQPGESGQERWIQPEHSEAILGRTRELARLLKQAPFSSVLVTNEVGDSLVPEYPLGRVYRDLAGQVNQTLAEHADEVFLVVCGIPVNLREAAWRFGGKGQ, from the coding sequence ATGATGGTTGAAGCGGAGTCCTATAAAAAAAAGCTGATTCTTGCCACCGGAGGAGCGCGAAGCGGCAAGAGCCGTTTTGCCGAGCAGTATGCCGGGGAACTGGGAATGATCCGGGGGCAGGAGGTCGTGTATATTGCCACATCGCAGTTATACGATGATGAGATGAAGAGGCGGGCGGCATTACACCGGGACCGGCGGCCCCCGGAATGGCGGACGGTCGAAGAGCCGTATGAGCTGGAATCCGTCATCCGGCGGTTGTCGGAAGAACCGGTATCCGTCGTTCTGATCGATTGTATTACTTTATGGATTTCGAACCTGCTGTTACAGCCGGGCGAATCGGGACAAGAGCGCTGGATTCAGCCGGAGCACAGCGAAGCTATTCTTGGGCGGACCCGGGAGCTTGCCCGCCTGCTGAAACAGGCTCCGTTCTCGTCGGTTCTGGTCACCAATGAAGTGGGCGACTCGCTCGTTCCCGAGTATCCGTTGGGCAGAGTTTACCGCGACCTTGCCGGGCAGGTGAATCAGACGCTTGCGGAACACGCGGATGAAGTTTTTCTGGTCGTTTGCGGAATTCCTGTGAATTTGCGGGAAGCGGCCTGGCGGTTCGGCGGAAAGGGGCAGTAA
- the cbiB gene encoding adenosylcobinamide-phosphate synthase CbiB: MFVITAIIIDLLVGDPRSIPHPVIGIGKIISATEAALRKCGTGRTLEKALGVLLVLIVLSAVYAAAMLTLWLAGLIHPIIRSLAAVWLISTTIAIKGLGDAAMQVFRPLIKGDLDSARTYVGYIVGRETHALSEREVTRATVETVAENIVDAVVAPLFYALIGGAPLALLYRAVNTLDSMVGYKNDKYRYFGWASARLDDVLNYIPARITGLLLWAAALMTKGLNAARAWQAMRRDAAKHPSPNSGIPEAAVAGALGIQLGGFNSYGGIVSERARMGTATRELAAEDIRQTIKILKLTAAIIVILLLLAAGSLFIGEIR, encoded by the coding sequence ATGTTTGTGATAACAGCGATTATCATTGACCTGCTGGTCGGCGACCCGCGCAGCATTCCCCATCCGGTGATCGGGATAGGGAAAATCATATCCGCCACGGAAGCGGCCCTGCGCAAGTGCGGAACCGGGCGGACGTTGGAGAAGGCGCTTGGTGTGCTCCTTGTCCTGATCGTGCTGTCCGCCGTTTACGCAGCCGCTATGCTGACATTATGGCTCGCCGGACTCATTCACCCGATTATCCGGTCTTTAGCTGCGGTCTGGCTGATTTCAACCACGATTGCCATCAAAGGCTTGGGTGACGCGGCCATGCAGGTATTCCGTCCCTTAATCAAGGGAGATTTGGATAGCGCCAGAACCTATGTCGGCTACATTGTGGGCAGGGAAACGCATGCTTTATCGGAACGGGAAGTCACGAGAGCCACCGTAGAGACGGTTGCTGAGAATATTGTCGATGCTGTGGTTGCTCCCTTATTTTACGCGCTGATCGGCGGGGCTCCCCTGGCTTTACTGTACCGTGCGGTGAATACTCTCGATTCGATGGTCGGCTACAAGAACGATAAGTACCGGTATTTCGGCTGGGCCTCCGCCCGGCTTGACGATGTGCTGAACTATATCCCCGCCAGAATAACGGGGCTGCTGCTTTGGGCTGCGGCGCTGATGACGAAAGGGCTGAATGCCGCAAGGGCCTGGCAGGCCATGCGGCGCGATGCCGCGAAGCATCCAAGCCCGAACAGCGGTATCCCTGAGGCCGCAGTCGCCGGAGCGCTGGGGATTCAGCTTGGCGGGTTCAACAGCTATGGCGGCATTGTATCGGAGAGAGCCCGAATGGGAACCGCCACCCGGGAGCTGGCAGCGGAGGATATCCGGCAGACGATAAAGATTCTAAAGCTGACCGCGGCAATCATCGTGATCTTGCTGCTGCTCGCGGCGGGAAGCCTTTTTATTGGAGAGATAAGATGA
- the cobS gene encoding adenosylcobinamide-GDP ribazoletransferase produces MRQWLVSLIVAFQFLTRLPIPVQVEYDKRYVSRSVLFYPVVGFVIGSILYLALVVLSSGAAPLDAAVLLLIWTLLTGGLHLDGLMDTADGLGSHRPREQMLAIMKDSRVGAMGVLAAFFVLLVKWASLWTLLDRMHQGSISGSMLLCVLLTVPAVSRGAMVAAIVRRPYIGGEQGMGGLFREARAGYLAGAILLLLFPVILRPSYGWFWLSGIQAAAAWLLVRHFVRRLGGLTGDTYGALNELVETAGLLAAVYISF; encoded by the coding sequence ATGAGACAATGGCTGGTTTCTTTGATCGTAGCGTTCCAGTTTCTTACCCGGCTTCCGATTCCCGTTCAAGTGGAATATGACAAGCGCTATGTGAGCCGAAGCGTGCTGTTTTATCCGGTTGTGGGGTTTGTCATCGGCTCAATTCTTTATCTGGCTTTGGTGGTGCTGTCATCCGGCGCGGCTCCACTCGATGCGGCTGTACTGCTGCTCATTTGGACCCTTCTGACCGGAGGGCTGCATCTGGACGGATTGATGGATACGGCGGACGGCCTTGGGAGCCACCGGCCACGTGAACAGATGCTGGCGATTATGAAGGACAGCCGTGTAGGCGCAATGGGCGTTTTAGCGGCGTTCTTCGTGCTGTTAGTGAAGTGGGCTTCCCTGTGGACCCTGCTTGACAGAATGCATCAGGGTTCGATATCCGGAAGCATGCTGCTCTGCGTGCTGCTGACCGTTCCGGCTGTGAGCCGGGGCGCCATGGTGGCTGCCATTGTCCGGCGGCCTTATATTGGAGGAGAGCAAGGCATGGGAGGGCTGTTCCGGGAGGCCCGTGCCGGTTATCTTGCAGGAGCCATTCTGCTGCTGCTATTCCCGGTTATTCTCCGGCCTTCCTACGGCTGGTTCTGGCTTTCCGGCATTCAGGCCGCAGCCGCTTGGCTGCTGGTCCGTCATTTTGTCCGGCGGCTTGGAGGTTTAACCGGGGATACCTATGGAGCTTTGAACGAGCTGGTAGAGACTGCGGGTCTCCTGGCTGCTGTATATATATCGTTCTAA
- the cobD gene encoding threonine-phosphate decarboxylase CobD: MLERNGHGGDLTTAVELFGVPAREMLDFSANINPLGPPPGLKDVLHEEWTGLVHYPDPESRELRRAISQKYNIDPASILVGNGAAEIIDLIVRGFKPGKVAVINPAFLEYAEAALKAGAEVLSVPASADDAFAIPEEALLAACEEADLLFIGQPNNPTGQWLDREAVIRLADTAAAHNTTLVLDEAFIDFFEDERELSFIREAAASRHVIVIRSMTKFYGIPGLRLGYAASHPDNISFIRKLQVPWSVNHLAQKAGVFALNQTEYETRTKRLVAVERAWLEEELKRMGCLPYPGKANFILVRTAASGPDAAELQLTLGRQGILIRGCAGFAGLDARYFRIAVRTCMENERLIAALRGALCNRREAEGTD; this comes from the coding sequence ATGCTTGAGCGAAACGGCCATGGAGGGGACTTGACTACGGCGGTTGAACTGTTCGGAGTTCCTGCACGGGAAATGCTGGATTTCAGCGCGAATATTAATCCGCTGGGACCACCGCCGGGGTTAAAAGATGTCCTTCATGAGGAATGGACGGGGCTGGTTCACTATCCTGACCCTGAATCCCGGGAGCTGCGAAGAGCCATTTCGCAAAAATATAATATCGATCCTGCGTCCATTCTGGTTGGCAACGGGGCCGCCGAAATCATTGATTTGATCGTACGAGGGTTTAAACCAGGGAAAGTAGCGGTGATTAATCCGGCGTTTCTGGAATATGCCGAAGCCGCGTTAAAAGCCGGTGCCGAAGTTCTATCCGTTCCCGCCTCTGCGGACGACGCCTTCGCCATCCCTGAGGAAGCGCTGCTCGCCGCCTGCGAAGAAGCGGACCTGCTGTTTATTGGCCAGCCCAACAATCCTACGGGACAGTGGCTGGACAGGGAAGCCGTGATTCGTCTTGCGGACACAGCCGCAGCGCATAATACCACCCTTGTGCTGGATGAGGCATTTATCGACTTTTTCGAGGACGAGAGAGAGCTGTCTTTCATTCGCGAGGCGGCTGCCTCAAGGCATGTGATCGTTATCCGGTCCATGACCAAATTTTACGGTATTCCCGGATTGCGCCTGGGTTACGCCGCTTCCCATCCGGACAACATCTCGTTCATTCGGAAGCTGCAGGTGCCTTGGAGCGTAAATCATTTGGCGCAAAAAGCCGGGGTGTTCGCATTGAACCAGACCGAATACGAAACGCGCACGAAGCGGCTCGTAGCCGTGGAGCGGGCTTGGCTGGAAGAGGAATTAAAGCGAATGGGCTGCTTGCCTTATCCGGGAAAAGCCAATTTTATTCTGGTTCGCACCGCTGCGTCGGGACCGGATGCTGCGGAGCTGCAGCTAACGTTGGGACGGCAGGGCATTCTGATTCGCGGGTGCGCAGGCTTTGCCGGTCTGGATGCCCGGTACTTTCGGATTGCGGTTAGAACATGCATGGAGAATGAACGCTTGATTGCCGCGCTGCGCGGCGCTCTCTGTAATCGGCGGGAAGCGGAGGGAACAGATTGA
- a CDS encoding histidine phosphatase family protein: MNVPLTKIILARHGATEWNTQRRYLGQTDQPLNELGRQQAKELGSALAHFHLDAIYCSDLRRARETASEVQRAVCSAGRSRPPLIADARLRETDFGWIEGLTYEEAMARFPEEMTRWYEQIETRTPPGGKESLSDVRSRVCHFMKEVSGQDYGRILIVTHGGVINSWLAHIGKKPFWENPLRHGEWTECEGQEVRESE, encoded by the coding sequence TTGAACGTCCCGCTAACCAAGATTATTTTAGCCCGGCATGGAGCTACAGAGTGGAATACGCAGCGGCGCTACCTTGGGCAGACGGATCAGCCGCTAAATGAGCTGGGCAGGCAGCAGGCGAAGGAACTTGGCAGCGCCTTGGCCCATTTTCATTTGGATGCCATTTATTGCAGCGATCTGCGGAGAGCCCGCGAGACAGCCAGTGAAGTGCAGCGGGCGGTATGCAGTGCAGGCCGAAGCCGGCCGCCGCTGATTGCGGATGCAAGGCTGAGAGAAACGGATTTCGGCTGGATCGAAGGATTGACTTATGAAGAAGCGATGGCCCGCTTTCCCGAAGAAATGACCCGTTGGTACGAGCAGATAGAGACGCGGACCCCACCCGGCGGGAAAGAATCGCTGTCCGATGTCCGCAGCCGGGTGTGCCATTTTATGAAGGAAGTGAGCGGGCAGGATTACGGTAGGATTCTAATTGTTACCCATGGCGGAGTCATCAATTCATGGCTCGCGCATATCGGGAAGAAGCCATTCTGGGAGAATCCCCTTAGGCATGGGGAATGGACCGAATGCGAGGGTCAAGAGGTGAGGGAAAGTGAGTAA
- a CDS encoding cobyric acid synthase, whose product MFQGTASDVGKSIITTAVCRIFVQDGFKTAPYKSQNMALNSYVTLCGKEIGRAQGVQAEACGITATTDMNPILIKPTRDMTAQVVVHGKPHAEMSARRYREEYLPIAGTIVREALDRLKSEYEVIVIEGAGSPAEINLKDRDIVNMRLAEWADAPVVLVADIDRGGVFASIVGTLELLEEHERNRVKGFIINKFRGDIAILQPGLDWLEQRTGIPVLGVVPHLNGIDIEAEDSVALDHQADNLNPGADIDVAVIRLPRISNFTDTDPLAAEPDVQVRYVQSPEELGHPDVILLPGTKNTLADLSFLRETGLAEAIRKKAESGTRLVGICGGYQILGARLSDPHQVESEEGEAAGLGFLPAETVFYTDKRTERVRGNVACNHPEWLELQGISVEGYEIHMGRTEKLEPAKGLFQIGDHEDGMLSADGRIWGTYLHGIFENDEFRRKWLNLIRQEKGLAPLETEIHFQNRKTAAFDRLADHARAHLDIDKIYRIAGLK is encoded by the coding sequence ATGTTCCAGGGAACGGCGTCCGACGTTGGCAAAAGCATTATTACCACGGCGGTCTGCCGGATTTTTGTTCAGGACGGGTTCAAGACGGCGCCTTATAAATCGCAAAATATGGCGCTGAACTCCTATGTTACTTTATGCGGCAAAGAGATCGGCCGGGCGCAGGGCGTTCAGGCGGAAGCCTGCGGGATTACGGCTACGACGGACATGAACCCCATTCTTATCAAACCGACAAGGGACATGACCGCCCAGGTTGTCGTTCACGGCAAGCCACATGCGGAAATGAGCGCCCGGCGCTACCGTGAGGAGTACTTGCCTATAGCGGGTACGATTGTGCGGGAGGCCCTTGACCGTTTGAAGTCCGAGTATGAGGTGATCGTCATCGAAGGGGCGGGAAGCCCGGCGGAAATCAATCTGAAGGACCGTGATATTGTCAATATGCGTCTGGCTGAATGGGCGGATGCTCCGGTCGTGCTGGTTGCAGATATTGACCGAGGCGGCGTGTTTGCCTCTATCGTCGGTACGCTGGAACTGCTTGAAGAGCATGAACGGAACCGGGTAAAAGGCTTCATTATCAATAAATTCCGGGGGGATATCGCGATCCTGCAGCCTGGGCTGGATTGGCTTGAGCAGCGTACGGGAATACCCGTCCTGGGCGTGGTTCCCCACCTGAACGGGATCGATATCGAGGCCGAGGATTCGGTGGCCCTGGATCACCAGGCGGATAACCTGAATCCAGGTGCCGACATCGATGTCGCTGTCATCCGGTTACCCCGGATTTCCAACTTTACGGATACCGACCCGCTCGCGGCTGAACCGGATGTGCAGGTGCGTTATGTACAGAGCCCTGAGGAACTGGGCCATCCCGACGTCATTCTGCTGCCCGGAACGAAGAATACACTGGCTGACCTAAGCTTTTTGCGGGAAACGGGATTGGCGGAAGCCATAAGGAAAAAGGCGGAGTCCGGTACCCGTCTTGTGGGCATTTGCGGCGGATACCAGATACTGGGGGCGAGGCTGAGCGATCCGCATCAAGTGGAGTCGGAGGAAGGCGAAGCGGCCGGACTGGGATTTTTGCCAGCGGAAACGGTCTTTTATACGGATAAACGAACGGAGAGAGTCCGGGGTAACGTAGCCTGTAATCATCCGGAATGGCTGGAGCTGCAAGGCATTTCCGTAGAGGGTTACGAAATCCATATGGGCAGAACGGAAAAGCTGGAGCCCGCGAAAGGGCTGTTCCAGATCGGGGATCATGAAGACGGCATGCTGTCGGCGGACGGGAGGATATGGGGCACTTATCTGCACGGGATATTCGAAAATGATGAATTCCGGCGTAAATGGCTTAACCTGATCCGGCAGGAAAAAGGGCTTGCCCCTCTTGAAACGGAGATTCATTTCCAGAACCGCAAAACAGCTGCCTTCGACCGATTGGCCGATCATGCCAGAGCGCATCTCGATATCGACAAGATTTACCGGATTGCCGGATTGAAATAA
- a CDS encoding TetR/AcrR family transcriptional regulator, with amino-acid sequence MVRLREFDEQKALEAAMHQFWEKGYEATSLSDLTSRMGIQRPSLYSAFGDKKQLFEAALRKYTQFHASFVSSQLQKTPSVKEAFRSFFEGVVAKEYGEDLNRGCFCINTMVELAPHEPKFEILTREHQMYLSAIFQGEIERGIRSGEIAKDTHAAALAQTLVVSLIGLTVMMKSRPDRSFIDNSVETILTLIK; translated from the coding sequence ATGGTGCGGCTCCGCGAGTTTGATGAGCAAAAGGCATTGGAAGCAGCTATGCATCAGTTTTGGGAGAAAGGATACGAGGCAACCTCGTTAAGCGATTTGACCTCCAGAATGGGCATTCAACGGCCAAGCCTTTATTCGGCATTCGGAGATAAGAAGCAGCTTTTTGAAGCTGCACTTCGAAAATATACTCAGTTTCACGCCTCATTTGTTAGTTCGCAGCTCCAAAAAACTCCATCCGTTAAAGAAGCATTTCGTTCCTTCTTCGAAGGGGTTGTGGCCAAGGAATACGGAGAAGATCTCAATCGGGGATGCTTTTGCATCAATACCATGGTTGAGCTTGCGCCCCATGAACCAAAATTTGAAATTCTGACAAGGGAACATCAGATGTATCTATCCGCGATATTTCAAGGGGAGATTGAACGGGGCATACGATCTGGCGAGATTGCTAAGGACACCCATGCGGCAGCTTTGGCCCAGACACTCGTCGTATCTTTAATCGGACTCACTGTAATGATGAAATCTCGGCCCGATCGATCATTTATAGATAATTCGGTTGAGACAATACTTACATTAATAAAATAA
- a CDS encoding MFS transporter, with protein sequence MKRRVYRLEKLEDLKSAPSLSRSVILLFAAACGLAVANIYFAQPLLDAISKEYGVSHAHIGIIITITQICYALGLLLLVPLGDLVDRRRLVAGMMLISVLGLVTIGVAPNSAVLLAGMAVVGMFAVVVQVFVSFAATLAAPSDRGRTVGLVTSGVVIGILLARTAAGILSDIGGWRTVYFVSAGLTLLMAVVLFRILPRNQKIKRSISYPQLLRSVFTLFMQEPVLRIRAVICLLIFTAFSILWSSLVLPLSAPPLSLSHTAIGSFGLAGAAGALAAARAGHLADRGLGQRTTGVALTVLVGSWLPIGYTEHALWALIVGVIALDLAVQAVHVTNQSMILRVRPEARSRLTAGYMIFYSIGSAIGAITSTSVFAYFGWTGVCLLGASVSIIALLFWLLTKREYVTFPSKSK encoded by the coding sequence ATGAAGAGGAGAGTGTACCGTTTGGAAAAGCTTGAAGATTTGAAATCCGCTCCGTCGCTTTCACGTTCAGTCATACTGTTGTTTGCAGCCGCCTGCGGACTGGCGGTCGCCAACATTTATTTTGCGCAGCCGCTGCTTGACGCGATATCGAAGGAATACGGAGTCAGTCATGCGCACATTGGCATAATCATCACAATTACTCAAATTTGTTATGCATTAGGCCTTCTATTGCTGGTACCGCTTGGCGATTTAGTGGATCGGCGCCGCCTGGTTGCCGGTATGATGCTGATCTCTGTATTAGGATTGGTAACGATAGGCGTTGCCCCTAACAGCGCCGTACTGTTGGCGGGAATGGCTGTAGTCGGTATGTTTGCCGTCGTGGTGCAAGTGTTTGTTTCGTTTGCGGCGACTTTGGCTGCACCGTCTGATCGTGGGCGTACCGTTGGTTTGGTAACTAGCGGTGTGGTAATCGGCATTCTGCTGGCCCGTACCGCCGCTGGCATTTTGTCCGACATCGGGGGATGGCGTACGGTCTATTTTGTCTCCGCTGGATTGACACTGTTGATGGCTGTTGTGCTGTTCCGGATTCTGCCGCGTAACCAAAAAATAAAAAGATCAATATCCTACCCGCAACTGTTACGCTCGGTGTTTACCTTATTCATGCAGGAGCCGGTGTTGCGAATTCGTGCTGTTATCTGCTTGCTGATCTTTACTGCGTTTAGCATATTATGGAGTTCACTTGTGCTGCCGCTCAGCGCACCGCCGCTTTCACTTTCCCATACCGCTATCGGGTCATTTGGTCTGGCGGGTGCGGCGGGAGCGTTAGCTGCGGCAAGGGCGGGACATCTGGCGGATCGAGGTTTGGGGCAGCGAACGACCGGCGTAGCTCTGACTGTTTTGGTGGGATCATGGCTGCCTATCGGTTATACCGAGCATGCATTGTGGGCGTTGATTGTAGGAGTAATTGCCCTGGATCTCGCGGTGCAGGCTGTGCATGTTACGAATCAATCCATGATTTTACGTGTACGTCCGGAGGCTCGCAGCCGTCTCACCGCAGGGTACATGATCTTCTATTCTATTGGCAGCGCCATTGGTGCGATTACTTCAACTTCAGTCTTCGCATACTTCGGGTGGACCGGCGTGTGTTTGCTGGGTGCCTCGGTCAGCATTATTGCTTTGCTTTTTTGGCTATTAACTAAGCGTGAATACGTTACTTTTCCAAGCAAAAGCAAGTAA
- a CDS encoding IS3 family transposase (programmed frameshift), with the protein MEQKKFTAFDKLTILQEIKQGFLGVKAAARKFGVTKNSIVKWRRRYELYGYEGLEVRTHNRTYSAELKLQAVKDYLEGALSQYQIIEKYRIASCTQLANWIKKYNGHSNSFTADSGGTKAMTKGRATTWQERIDIVLYCLANGQDYTKAASHFQVSYQQVYGWVKKYQVGGEEALRDGRGRTKAPEELTDADRYKLAMKKLEYENERLRAEKCFPKKVRGTRKEGTLSSVRQENLYLAIQAVQQEESCSIRLLCAIAGIARSSYYKWLNRKPSGREAENEKLTQSMLHLYEKVERTFGYRQLTLHLRRQMDKPLNAKRVYRLMRLQGIQSVIRRKRKKYANSTPQQVAENVLNRNFKADAPNQKWVTDVTEFKYGNGKKAYLSAILDLHDKSIVSYVLGHSNNNPLVFETLESALQATPESHPLLHSDRGFQYTSLDFKKMLDKAEMKQSMSRVGCCIDNGPMESFWGTLKCEKYYLHTYRTFEELRKDIDDYIHFYNNERLQAKLNGLSPMEFRTKAA; encoded by the exons ATGGAACAAAAGAAGTTTACGGCATTCGATAAATTGACGATCCTCCAAGAAATTAAACAGGGATTCCTTGGAGTGAAGGCTGCTGCTCGGAAGTTTGGAGTCACCAAGAACTCTATCGTGAAATGGCGGCGAAGGTATGAGTTGTACGGTTACGAGGGTCTGGAAGTCCGGACCCACAACCGAACGTATTCCGCTGAGCTTAAACTTCAAGCGGTGAAAGATTATTTGGAAGGGGCATTGTCGCAATATCAAATTATTGAGAAGTACCGGATTGCGAGCTGCACCCAACTCGCGAACTGGATTAAGAAGTATAATGGTCATAGCAACAGCTTTACAGCTGACTCAGGAGGAACTAAGGCTATGACCAAAGGACGTGCAACAACATGGCAGGAGAGGATCGACATTGTGCTGTACTGCCTTGCAAACGGACAAGATTACACGAAGGCGGCAAGCCATTTCCAGGTGTCTTACCAGCAAGTATACGGTTGGGTAAAGAAGTACCAAGTCGGTGGAGAGGAAGCCCTGCGGGACGGCAGAGGACGCACCAAGGCGCCGGAAGAGCTCACAGATGCCGATCGCTACAAACTCGCCATGAAGAAGCTAGAATATGAAAATGAACGGCTTCGTGCGGAGA AATGCTTTCCTAAAAAAGTTAGAGGAACTCGAAAGGAGGGGACATTAAGTTCCGTTCGTCAGGAGAACCTCTACCTGGCCATTCAGGCTGTACAGCAAGAGGAATCCTGCTCCATCCGGCTTTTATGTGCCATCGCAGGGATAGCACGGTCCAGTTACTACAAATGGCTGAATCGCAAACCCAGTGGCCGAGAGGCTGAAAATGAGAAACTCACACAGTCCATGCTCCACTTGTACGAGAAGGTAGAACGGACTTTTGGGTACCGTCAATTAACCCTGCATTTGCGAAGACAGATGGACAAACCGCTTAACGCAAAGCGAGTGTACCGTCTCATGAGACTCCAAGGCATCCAGTCCGTCATCCGCAGAAAGAGAAAGAAGTATGCAAACTCCACACCTCAGCAGGTCGCAGAGAATGTGCTGAACCGTAACTTCAAGGCAGACGCTCCAAACCAAAAATGGGTCACGGATGTCACAGAATTCAAATACGGGAACGGGAAAAAGGCGTATTTAAGCGCCATATTAGACCTGCACGATAAGTCGATTGTTTCCTACGTGCTGGGCCATTCCAATAATAATCCGCTGGTCTTTGAGACGTTGGAGTCTGCCTTACAGGCCACGCCAGAGAGCCATCCACTACTCCACAGCGACCGTGGGTTTCAGTATACCTCTTTGGACTTTAAGAAGATGCTAGACAAAGCGGAAATGAAACAAAGTATGTCCCGAGTGGGCTGCTGTATCGATAACGGACCGATGGAATCCTTCTGGGGGACATTGAAATGCGAGAAGTACTATCTGCATACCTACCGAACCTTTGAAGAACTCCGAAAGGACATTGATGACTACATTCACTTTTACAATAACGAGCGGTTACAGGCAAAATTAAACGGCCTCAGTCCTATGGAATTCAGGACCAAGGCCGCTTAA
- a CDS encoding arylamine N-acetyltransferase family protein — MICTVYLTGCSSIQLPTRSFLYELHRAHVKNIPWETIDIFAGKPTSIHVRESVQLMINGRSGYCFHLNGAFSELLRSLGYQVFWHRGGVQPVGEEPRIDSFHLGLTVSLANEQEEERWIVDVGLGDMPYEPLPLQAGAYEQGPFTYGVKESGIVKNGWRLEHDFPAPFIGVDFAPEVVLNMEEFEAKHDYYSRSEDSPWANLCLVQHRHASGSNELRGCIWSKRKKTGVEKMEILTKSQWFEVLGDIFGEHLVNYSSQQRDDLWKKVLRNHEQWKKSKGL, encoded by the coding sequence ATTATTTGTACTGTCTACTTGACGGGGTGCAGTTCAATTCAGCTGCCTACCCGATCCTTTTTGTATGAACTTCATAGAGCTCATGTGAAAAATATTCCATGGGAAACCATCGATATTTTCGCCGGAAAACCGACTTCAATTCATGTCAGAGAATCTGTGCAGCTTATGATAAACGGTAGAAGTGGTTATTGTTTTCACCTTAATGGAGCGTTCAGCGAACTCCTTCGTTCCTTGGGTTATCAAGTTTTTTGGCATAGGGGCGGCGTTCAGCCCGTGGGAGAAGAGCCTCGGATTGACTCTTTTCACCTTGGATTAACCGTGAGTTTGGCCAATGAGCAAGAGGAAGAGAGATGGATCGTTGATGTCGGCCTGGGGGATATGCCCTATGAGCCGCTGCCGCTGCAGGCAGGAGCCTATGAGCAGGGTCCTTTTACTTATGGGGTCAAGGAGTCTGGTATAGTCAAAAATGGTTGGAGATTGGAACATGATTTTCCCGCTCCATTTATAGGGGTGGATTTTGCCCCCGAGGTTGTGCTTAATATGGAAGAATTTGAGGCGAAGCACGATTATTACAGCCGGTCGGAGGATTCGCCTTGGGCGAATTTGTGTCTTGTTCAGCATAGGCATGCTTCAGGAAGCAACGAACTTAGAGGTTGTATCTGGAGCAAACGGAAGAAAACGGGTGTTGAAAAAATGGAGATACTCACAAAATCGCAATGGTTTGAAGTGTTGGGGGATATTTTTGGTGAGCACCTCGTTAACTATTCCAGCCAACAGCGGGATGATCTATGGAAGAAAGTACTGAGGAACCATGAACAGTGGAAAAAATCGAAGGGTTTGTAA